In Methylomarinum sp. Ch1-1, the following proteins share a genomic window:
- a CDS encoding response regulator transcription factor: MTDSKSIRILLVDDHAVVREGYRSLLEKQPGMEVVAEAADGAEAYSCFKDCNPEIAVMDISMPGQGGLEAIVRIKQRYPDAKILVFSMHQNPSFAVQAIRAGALGYVTKSSAPDVLIRAIHDVYAGRITLSTDIAQALALEKLGGDSIALQELTVREFDILRMLVDARSTADIAQTLNISPKTVSNSHYMIKRKLGVTSDIELTRLAIKMNVINLLDLS, translated from the coding sequence ATGACAGACTCGAAAAGTATCAGAATTTTGCTGGTTGATGATCATGCGGTTGTGCGTGAAGGCTATCGCTCACTGTTAGAGAAGCAACCAGGAATGGAAGTGGTTGCTGAAGCAGCTGATGGAGCAGAGGCCTATTCATGTTTTAAGGATTGCAACCCTGAGATAGCTGTTATGGATATTTCAATGCCCGGCCAAGGGGGGTTGGAAGCTATTGTTCGTATTAAACAACGATACCCGGATGCGAAGATCCTGGTATTCAGCATGCACCAGAATCCAAGCTTTGCTGTTCAGGCAATCAGGGCAGGTGCGCTAGGTTATGTCACCAAGAGCAGTGCGCCGGATGTTTTGATTCGGGCTATCCATGATGTCTATGCAGGGCGAATCACGTTGAGCACCGACATTGCACAAGCCTTGGCCCTGGAAAAATTAGGCGGCGACAGTATCGCGCTGCAAGAATTAACAGTACGAGAATTCGATATTCTGCGTATGTTAGTCGATGCCCGGTCAACAGCTGATATTGCTCAAACACTCAACATCAGCCCTAAAACCGTATCGAACAGCCATTATATGATCAAGCGAAAACTTGGCGTTACCAGTGATATCGAGTTGACTCGCCTAGCCATTAAGATGAATGTCATTAATCTTTTGGATTTATCTTGA
- a CDS encoding sensor histidine kinase, with translation MNLKFHLLLRIVLIAVACLIATAAYVLYQADQQAIRDTQVTAESIDKQLELQLMRIDAGFGQPERFPDFNLWKETSPASGICISYLSADNSLRRNICHGAKITSRSWPMWFESFYQWAFHPGLEVVRPVEFKGRIHGSVIVAPSAEMEIANAWQNIRGLMGLSASSTLALCLLVYFALSRALHPAQMIVAGLEKMEKGELSLRLPVFELDEWQRTGKAINQLAASLEQLLSERKKLAIKLMNIQEEERRYLARELHDEFGQCLAAINAVAASISQTAENECPELVPEGKKISRIVHHMMESIRGLLLRLRPSDIDELGLTVSLKSLVAGWNASSGGKTHYNLAVHGDLDRLPEPIPVTIFRIVQECLTNVSKHSAANHAKVTLRTVSENSSITTIELIIEDDGKAKKLPFEDGPGIGLLGIRERVTALGGRLTLKTGNPSGLAVHVWLPVQPLSGTQI, from the coding sequence ATGAATCTAAAATTTCACCTCCTCTTACGTATTGTTCTTATTGCTGTCGCTTGCCTGATTGCAACAGCAGCCTATGTGCTTTATCAAGCTGATCAACAAGCAATTCGCGATACACAAGTAACGGCTGAGTCAATCGATAAGCAATTGGAACTTCAATTGATGCGTATCGATGCGGGTTTTGGTCAACCGGAACGTTTCCCTGATTTTAATTTATGGAAAGAGACCAGTCCCGCGTCCGGCATTTGTATCAGTTACTTATCAGCGGATAACAGTCTCAGGCGCAACATTTGCCATGGCGCTAAAATAACGTCACGAAGCTGGCCAATGTGGTTTGAAAGCTTTTACCAATGGGCTTTCCATCCCGGCCTGGAGGTGGTGCGACCAGTAGAATTCAAGGGGCGGATTCATGGTTCTGTTATCGTTGCGCCCAGCGCTGAGATGGAAATAGCAAACGCCTGGCAGAACATCCGTGGCTTAATGGGCTTATCTGCCAGCTCCACTCTGGCCCTTTGCTTGCTGGTTTACTTCGCCTTGAGTCGAGCTTTACATCCGGCACAGATGATCGTTGCAGGCTTGGAGAAAATGGAAAAGGGTGAATTGTCTCTTCGGCTACCCGTTTTCGAGTTAGATGAATGGCAGCGAACCGGAAAGGCCATCAATCAACTGGCGGCAAGTCTGGAACAGCTCCTGTCCGAGCGTAAGAAATTAGCAATAAAGCTGATGAATATTCAGGAGGAAGAGCGCCGTTACCTGGCTCGAGAGCTGCATGATGAGTTTGGTCAATGCCTGGCTGCGATCAATGCGGTCGCTGCTTCCATTTCACAAACCGCAGAAAATGAATGCCCGGAACTGGTTCCGGAAGGGAAAAAAATCAGTCGTATTGTCCATCATATGATGGAATCGATACGTGGATTATTATTGCGCTTACGCCCTTCTGACATTGATGAACTGGGTCTTACAGTCAGTTTAAAAAGCCTGGTGGCTGGCTGGAATGCCAGCAGTGGCGGCAAGACTCATTATAACCTTGCTGTTCATGGCGATCTTGACCGGTTACCCGAACCTATTCCCGTTACTATTTTTCGTATTGTTCAGGAATGTCTGACCAATGTGTCCAAACACTCAGCCGCTAACCATGCGAAAGTAACACTCCGGACAGTCTCCGAGAATAGTTCAATCACAACCATTGAACTCATTATCGAAGATGATGGTAAAGCCAAGAAGCTGCCGTTTGAAGACGGCCCCGGAATTGGCCTGCTCGGTATACGTGAGCGTGTCACCGCACTTGGAGGCCGGTTGACATTAAAAACGGGTAATCCCAGCGGGCTTGCCGTCCATGTTTGGCTTCCGGTTCAGCCGCTTTCAGGGACACAGATATGA
- a CDS encoding DUF2380 domain-containing protein — MNPRNNTGLRHLFGVLFLCLFSVGVFAETSIAILDFELKDLTLAPRIPAEIERTAGIKAMLEGELKRAGYKIIAVDLDAQREANAGFGYLFDHNDIAAELANKAGAEYVLVGRLHKPSFLFAYIMGHLVRASDGQLIGNYISETKGGDKKLTLKGVEDLAVKIDKDLDKIYTPPPPSRKVGLSDTSAAAEAPSEKPHTLAFGDAQLKWGSCPPLFPKGCEIAVLHGDLAKPNADVFLKVPANYAIPTHWHSSAERMVLVSGELRIEYTGHSPSVLKPGTYAYGPIKAPHKASCTDSGPCVLFIAFEDPVDAHLAEDSQK; from the coding sequence ATGAACCCTAGAAACAATACAGGATTACGTCACCTGTTTGGCGTATTATTTTTATGCCTGTTCAGTGTTGGCGTATTTGCTGAAACCAGCATCGCTATATTGGATTTTGAATTAAAGGATTTAACTCTGGCGCCTCGAATACCTGCTGAAATCGAAAGAACGGCGGGCATAAAGGCTATGCTAGAAGGTGAATTAAAAAGAGCGGGCTATAAAATCATTGCTGTTGATTTGGATGCTCAACGTGAGGCCAACGCCGGTTTTGGGTATCTTTTTGACCACAATGATATTGCCGCAGAACTGGCTAACAAAGCCGGAGCTGAGTATGTATTGGTTGGCAGACTGCATAAACCCAGTTTTTTATTCGCATATATTATGGGTCATTTAGTCAGGGCTAGTGACGGCCAATTAATTGGTAATTACATTTCGGAGACAAAAGGCGGCGATAAAAAATTAACGCTAAAAGGTGTCGAAGATCTTGCCGTTAAAATTGACAAGGATTTAGATAAAATCTATACGCCGCCGCCACCGTCTAGGAAAGTCGGTCTCTCCGATACCTCTGCAGCGGCAGAAGCACCATCCGAGAAGCCGCACACCCTTGCCTTTGGCGATGCACAGCTCAAGTGGGGTTCATGCCCACCACTCTTTCCAAAAGGGTGCGAGATCGCCGTCCTTCACGGCGACCTTGCCAAACCCAACGCGGACGTGTTCCTCAAGGTGCCGGCGAACTACGCTATTCCGACCCATTGGCACTCTTCAGCTGAACGCATGGTCCTTGTTTCTGGAGAACTTCGCATCGAATATACTGGACACAGCCCGTCAGTTCTCAAGCCCGGCACTTACGCATACGGGCCGATTAAAGCTCCGCACAAGGCTTCATGCACCGACTCCGGGCCGTGCGTCCTTTTCATTGCATTCGAAGATCCCGTTGATGCCCACTTAGCCGAGGACTCTCAGAAGTAA